In Armatimonadota bacterium, the genomic stretch GAGATGGGGGTTCTCAAGATCCACCACGCCGGCTTCTCTCCGCAAAATCTAGAGCAGGCCGGGGTTCAGCAAGTAGTTTCTCAGGCCGAGCTGCTTGAGCTGCAACGGGAAGTCAGGACGGCAACGGTTGAGGATAAGATTTTCAATTACATCTATCAGATCGTTCATGCCACGCGGGACAACCGAGACGTGATGGTTGGGGCATCACCTCGAGCGGGGATTGCACTGATGAATATCAGCAAAGCGTTTGCATTCATGCGCGGCCGGAACTTTGTGACTCCGGATGACGTGAAGGAAATCGCTCCGGCGGTTCTGCGGCACCGGGTTTCGTTGCGGCCAGAAGCCGAGATTGAGGGGCAGACAGCGGATGACGTCATCAAGCGACTTCTTGACTCGGTTGCGGTTCCTCGGTAAATCCGGTTGGCATGATCCTTTTTCGTCGAAGCGTCGTCTAATTCCGTGAAACTATGAGCCTTGTTGCCGCAATCGCTGGACTTCAAATCGCCCTCCAAACTGGGGGTGTTCAATTGGGGATTCCAAACCTCAAGCCTGCGCCCGAGAAAGACCAAGTACTGGTGAAGGTGAACGGGCAAGAAATCAAGGCGAGCGATATCGCAGCCTTGCTGTGGGATGTCAAGTCCGAAGAAATTCTTAACGAGGTTGTCTATTTCCAGCTCGCTAAGGCCGAGGCCGACAAGCTAGGGGTCTTCCTCACCGGAAAAGAGATTGATGACGGCGTCCAACGAGAGATCGATGGGATGAAGGCGAATCTGGCACCAGGGCAGACCATCGAGCAGGCGATGGCTTCTTCGGGCCAGACAAGGGCGCGGCTCTACCTTGCCGTGAAGACCTCGCTTCTTCTCACTAAGATCGCGTTTGCCGAATTCGATCCGAAGCTTTATGTCAAGGTTTCGACGATTATCATTAAGCCAGCATCCAGCTCGGCGACTGACCTGGCCAGCGCGATCAAAATCGCCCAAGGCGCCTATGACCGGCTCCAAAAGGGAGACGCTTGGGAAGCGGTGGTTGATGATGTCGTGACCGATGAGGCCGGGCGAGAGTCGCGTGGTCGGCTCGGTTGGCGGCTCCTTTCAGCATTCCCCGATGACGTCCGATCTGACATCGGATTGCTGCGGGCGAACCAGTACAGCAAGCCTGCGCAGATTCAAAATGGGATTCAATTCTTTCGGATCGAGCGATTTGGCAAAGACCTGGCGAAAGAGGAGCTTGACCAGATGCGGCTTGAAATGACAGACGCCTTGCGAATTCAGGCCGTGAACAAAATTCGTCGAACAATGAATATTGAGCGAGTCTGGCCCCCGCAACCGAAGAAGCCGGGCGTATAGACTCTTACGTATGAATGTTCGCGAAACCATCGAAACCCGCCGCTCGATCCCGTTTTTTGATCCCTCGGTGAAGATTCCCAAAGAAGAAATTCTTCGGCTCTGCAATCTCGCAAACCTCTCGCCAAGTTCGATGAATCTCCAGCCGTGGGAGTTTATCGTCTGCACCACTCCGGAATCGAAGCAAAAACTTCGCGAAGTGAGCTACAACCAGCCCAAGATCACCGATGCCAGCGCAATGATTATCCTGTTGGGAAATCTTGAGCATCACCTTCACGCCGCTGATGTTGTCGAGAGCCAAATCCGAAACGGCTACTTTGGCGAGGAGCGTCGCGAAAGCTGGATCCAGTCGGCGCTCGGCGCCTACGCCGACAATGCTCAGAAACAACGCGATGAAGCATTTCGCGGAGGATCGCTTTGGGCAATGACCTTGATGCTGGCTGCCCATGAAGCTGGCTGGGATAGTGCGCCTCTTGGCGGCTTCGTTCCCGAGCAGGTGAGTGAAGTGTTCAGCATCCCCGAGACGCATATCCCGGTTCTGCTCATCGCACTCGGAAAACGCCCTGAAGGAGCTAACATCCTTCCTAGAAATGATCGGATTTCCGCCGAAGAACTGACTCACTGGGAAACTTGGTAAAAAAAGTTAACTTTTTCTGAACGAAGTCCTGAGTTCATTGCGTCCACTCTATCAACTAATGCAGTGGCAACGGATGCAGTGGCGCGGAATCTTTGGGGGGATAGGCCTGGCAATCGCGGCGTTTGGCGGTGCGCAGACCGCAAGGATCAACTTGCAACTCCGACCGGTTTGGACGGGAATCTCCATGTCGCAACACATGCCCTGCTACGCCGACATTGAGAACAACGGAGTTGATACGACGGGTGTACTTTCGGAAGTTGCGGAGTACGGTGGGATCAACATAGAATATCCGGTCGAACTTCCTAGCGGAGCCCGCAAGCGAGTGCTACTTTTTTCTACTGGATACGGTACTGCCACTTTCCGACTCATGACTCGGCTTGGTGAAGTGAAGGAGCGGTTGGAAACACCCTATGGGAGTGCCGCCGCAAGCTACGGTCTGATCAGCGATAACCCTGATGACCTTGTGTTTATGCGCGGTAACTCGCGGGATTCCAGTGATCTGGGAGGCGTCCAGACCGGCGGCTGCAAACCAGAGGACGCTCCTGATCGGATCTCTGCTTACACTTGCCTGGACGTGGTTGTCTTGGGAGAGGGCACCGAACGACTAAGCGATTCTCAAGTCTACGCGATTAAGCTGTACGTCAAAAGCGGCGGTGGCTTAATCTTTATCGGGGGTGTCGCCAAGAGCGCATCGACGGACTCACGCTGGAACGATATTCGTCCGGTCACAAATCTTGCGCTCGCCAATCGAGTTGTGAATGGGAACACGCTCACCGAGCTCAACGGCTCAGTGGCACCCTGGGGAAAGCCGATTGAGTTTGAATTCGGACGAGGGTGGACGACCGATTACGGGTTCGGATCGGTAGGAATGTTGTCCGTGAATCCGTTTGAAAGTCCCGTGCGAACCTACTCGGGCCGAAGATCGATGCTCCTGAAAATTGCCCAGAGAAACCGAGGGCAGGCTGCCGGCGGATTTGTTGGCCCGTATCTCCAAACCTCGGCGAACCCCGGTTACGCAAAAAGCGGTATCGCGATTGATCCTTTCGAGATCCAAGCACCCTCCTCAGGGAGCCTCGCGTGGGTTGTGTTGGGTTACATCGTCGCAGTCATTCCGGTTAACTTTTTGATCTTGCGAAAACTGAATCGAGTTGAGCTTGCCTGGGTTACAGTGCCCATCATAAGCGTGCTGTTTAGTCTGCTTCTTCTTCGCTCGACAGTTGGACTCTACAAGTCCTCGGCGGCAACACGGACTAGGGCGGTCGTCTCGCTCGACGGACGCGGCGGCGAAGGAGTCGTTATGGGAAGAAGCGAGATGTTCTTTCCG encodes the following:
- a CDS encoding peptidylprolyl isomerase, translated to MSLVAAIAGLQIALQTGGVQLGIPNLKPAPEKDQVLVKVNGQEIKASDIAALLWDVKSEEILNEVVYFQLAKAEADKLGVFLTGKEIDDGVQREIDGMKANLAPGQTIEQAMASSGQTRARLYLAVKTSLLLTKIAFAEFDPKLYVKVSTIIIKPASSSATDLASAIKIAQGAYDRLQKGDAWEAVVDDVVTDEAGRESRGRLGWRLLSAFPDDVRSDIGLLRANQYSKPAQIQNGIQFFRIERFGKDLAKEELDQMRLEMTDALRIQAVNKIRRTMNIERVWPPQPKKPGV
- a CDS encoding nitroreductase family protein — its product is MNVRETIETRRSIPFFDPSVKIPKEEILRLCNLANLSPSSMNLQPWEFIVCTTPESKQKLREVSYNQPKITDASAMIILLGNLEHHLHAADVVESQIRNGYFGEERRESWIQSALGAYADNAQKQRDEAFRGGSLWAMTLMLAAHEAGWDSAPLGGFVPEQVSEVFSIPETHIPVLLIALGKRPEGANILPRNDRISAEELTHWETW